CCGGTCGGTTCGTCGCAGAGCAGCACCTCAGGGTTCTTCGATATGGCCCTCGCGATCGCAACGCGCTGCTGTTCACCCCCTGAAAGCTGTGAGGGGAAATGGTCGAGCCTGTCGCTGAGATTGACCACGGCAAGCGCATCTTCTGGCTTCATCGGATCTTTTGCGATCTCGGTGACTACAGCCACATTTTCCTGCGCTGTAAGGCTCGGGATAAGGTTATAGAACTGGAAGACAAAACCGACATGGAACCTGCGGTATTCGGTCAGCTCCTTCTCCGTTGCCCGCGTAAGGTCCCTGTCCCGGTAAGTAACCTTTCCTGCGGTTGCCGTGTCGAGTCCGCCTAATATGTTCAGAAGCGTGGACTTGCCGCTGCCTGAAGGCCCTAAAAGCACAACCAGTTCTCCGGCGAACAGGTCCAGATCAATGCCCCGCAGCGCATGGACCTTCACCGCCCCCATCTCATAGACCTTTGTGAGCGCCCTGGTCATGAATACGGCGTCCTTCGGCTTGTCCGCAGTGCCCGGCATCTTTTGCTGCAGTGGATCCATAGTTGCTTTCTCCGCTACCAGTATACCGCAGAAGACCTGTCTTCAGCATGGGGGCAATGCTGATACTCAAGGTCCCGATGATCCTTTAATCTGCCATGTTGATCAGAAGGTTTTTACTCTGCAATCATAATTTTGTGATATATTCATACCAGAAACGAGACAGACCGAAAGTTCGTAAAGTAATCGTTCGGCAGAATAACAAATCAAGCAGCAGGAGGAATACACGATGATCCCGGAGAAACTGCTGGAAATCATGAAGAAGGATGGAGTTGTTGCTATCGCCACCCTGGGACCTGATGGACCCCACATGGTCAATACGTGGAATAGCTACCTTAGAATATCTCCAGATGGACGGCTTTTTATCCCCGCAGGTTACATGAACAAAACAGAGGCCAACATTGCCCACAATCCGAATCTTTTGATTACCTTGGGAAGCAGTAAGGTTGAGGGCCTGCATGGAGCGGGTGCCGGTTTCCTGATCAAGGGAACGGGAATGTTCGTGACGACCGGCCCTGATTTTGATTTCATGAAAGAAAAGTTCAGTTGGCTGCGTGCCACCCTGGCAGTTACAATCGAATCAGCCACTCAAACCTGGTGAAGCAGACTCTCGGGGAGAATGATTGAATGGTCGCTATAAAGACCGATAAATTTCATTTAATGTTGCGTGTGAAGCCCTGCCCAAATGATGCGCCTTTCTTTTGGTAATCGGTGATGCTTAAACTGAAAGTTCGTATCGCAATATTGCTAAATACATAAAATGATTAATAATCGCCTAATAAATTCAAACCTCGTAATTGCTATCCTGGCTGGTGTAGTCGCAATGGTGGGTATAAATAATATTTCAATATTCCTGCACTTGAGCCACGGCTTCTATCTTGCCTTCATTACCTTTATCATTATGGGTGTAATACTTGAACTTACGGCCCCCGAGAACACTAAATTAATTATGCTCGTATTCCTTGCATACGCTGCTATTTTCGTCGGTGTGGCGGTTGATGCATCTCTGGATTATTTCTTCAGAAACTTCGGTCGCAATCTCTGGGGTGCTGAGGTAGTCATGTGGTGGATCTTTGCCCCGATTCCGGTTAGTCTCGGTATCCTACTCATTAGAAAAACGGCTAAAAGAAAAAAGGGTGATGAAAAAGTCTGAGCTTTTCTCGTGATATTCAACACATTTGACAGCCGGCCAGTTTCGTTAACTTGTATTGTCAGTCACATCGTCAGGGCAGATAATTCTGCGTGAGAAAAAAGTATCAAAGGCAGCGTATCTCCCGCCGGTCAGTAACGATAATGCTCACCTTCTTGTCATGGTCATCTGTAGGCACTGACTCGATCACCTGCTCTTCGTACGTCGGAGCGACTACAGGCACAGGTTTCTGGAGTTCGGCAAGCAGCCGGTCGTAAAAGCCGCCGCCATACCCGATACGATTACCGGTTTCGTCAAACGCAGCGCCTGGTATGATAATCGCGGCGACATCGTTGATGCCGCATTTTCGGTCATCAGTCAGAACAGAGGGTTCAGGGATCTTCATGTATCCGGGGACTAGCTCATCACGGTTTTTGATTTCATAGAGCCCAAGGTTCTGCCCTTCCACTCTCGGAAGCACAACCCTTTTGCCCTCATCAAGCGCACGTTGTATCATGCCGAAGGTGTCGACCTCTGACCTGAAAGAGGCGAACAAGAAGATTGTCTTTGCCGTCTTGACCTCATCGAGGCTAAAAAGACGCTCCAGAATTGATTTGTCCTTGATCTTTTTTACTACCGGAGGGATGCTGTCTCTTTTTGCAAGGATCTCTTTTCTGAGAGAGGCCTTCTCAGGCATTCAATACTGTTTCGATCGCAGCCTTGATCTGCTTCACCTCTTCAACCGTCTGAGGCGCGAATTTGAAGGGAGAGTCGCCCTTGATATCAGCCTCCATGATCGCATGGCTGAAGCTGATATGTCCGGCAAGCTCCATGGTGCCGATTCCTTTTTTTACAAAATCCAGATCATCCTGTCCGCGTATCTTGTTGGCAACAACAAAGACGTTCTTTACACCCAGGCCCTTGGCCATATCACGGACAACACCAGCTGTCTGGATGCTGCGCTGTCCCGGCTCAATAACGACAATAAAGGCATCAACAGAATCAGCCGTGCCGCGCGTCAGATGCTCAATGCCTGCCTCCATATCAACAATCACCACTTCGTTCCTTTCAACTACCAGGTGGCGGAGAAGCCTGCGGAGAAGCACATTCTCAGGGCAGTAACAGCCTGATGAAGCAGCCTTGCCCTTGCCCATAATAAGGAGTGTTATGCCGTCGATCTTGTAACCAACTCCTTCGGGAAGATCGTCGACTTTCGGGTTGAGCTTGTAGATGCCCGGGCTGCCGGGCTTAGATCCGGTGCGTTCCTCGATCAATTCATTCATGTTGGCGATCGGCACAATCTTTTCCGCATCCGACCGGGAGACGCCAAGAGCAGAAGCAAGATTTGCATCGGGGTCTGCATCAACAGCAATCACTTTATTGCCTTCTGCTGCAAAAAGATAACTCAGAATAGAAGAAAGGGTTGTCTTGCCTACGCCGCCTTTTCCGGTAACTGCAATTTTCATGACCTGATTCTACCATTACGTAAAATCTGCTGTCAAAGCCATTTTTGCTTGATTTTTCAAAGAGTTATGAAGTATTATTTCGGATGGAAACAAAGAAACTTATCGAAGAGTCCGAGCTGTATCTCATGCATACGTACAACCGGTTTCCGATTGTTTTGAAAAAAGGCCGGGGACTGAAAGTATGGGACTGGGACGGCAAGGAGTATCTTGATTTTGTGGGAGGTATTGCCACAAACTGTCTTGGACATTGCCATCCCAAGGTCGTTGTCGCCATACAAAAACAGGCGCAGCGCCTTATTCACGTTTCGAATTTCTATCATATCGAACCACAAATACGGCTCGCAAAACTGCTTGTTGAGCATTCCTTTGCCGATAAGGTCTTTTTCTGCAACTC
This genomic stretch from Nitrospirota bacterium harbors:
- a CDS encoding AAA family ATPase; protein product: MKIAVTGKGGVGKTTLSSILSYLFAAEGNKVIAVDADPDANLASALGVSRSDAEKIVPIANMNELIEERTGSKPGSPGIYKLNPKVDDLPEGVGYKIDGITLLIMGKGKAASSGCYCPENVLLRRLLRHLVVERNEVVIVDMEAGIEHLTRGTADSVDAFIVVIEPGQRSIQTAGVVRDMAKGLGVKNVFVVANKIRGQDDLDFVKKGIGTMELAGHISFSHAIMEADIKGDSPFKFAPQTVEEVKQIKAAIETVLNA
- a CDS encoding ABC transporter ATP-binding protein, yielding MPGTADKPKDAVFMTRALTKVYEMGAVKVHALRGIDLDLFAGELVVLLGPSGSGKSTLLNILGGLDTATAGKVTYRDRDLTRATEKELTEYRRFHVGFVFQFYNLIPSLTAQENVAVVTEIAKDPMKPEDALAVVNLSDRLDHFPSQLSGGEQQRVAIARAISKNPEVLLCDEPTGALDSETGVVVLEALEQVNRQLGTTTVIITHNVDIADMADRVIHLSNGLISDIKTNATKKPPRELHW
- a CDS encoding pyridoxamine 5'-phosphate oxidase family protein produces the protein MIPEKLLEIMKKDGVVAIATLGPDGPHMVNTWNSYLRISPDGRLFIPAGYMNKTEANIAHNPNLLITLGSSKVEGLHGAGAGFLIKGTGMFVTTGPDFDFMKEKFSWLRATLAVTIESATQTW
- a CDS encoding 5-formyltetrahydrofolate cyclo-ligase, with protein sequence MPEKASLRKEILAKRDSIPPVVKKIKDKSILERLFSLDEVKTAKTIFLFASFRSEVDTFGMIQRALDEGKRVVLPRVEGQNLGLYEIKNRDELVPGYMKIPEPSVLTDDRKCGINDVAAIIIPGAAFDETGNRIGYGGGFYDRLLAELQKPVPVVAPTYEEQVIESVPTDDHDKKVSIIVTDRREIRCL